The following DNA comes from Alnus glutinosa chromosome 6, dhAlnGlut1.1, whole genome shotgun sequence.
ttttaatgaaaaagtaatttCTGATAACATTAgaaattactttttcatttaaaaaccatttttttattataaaaaggcTGCTGGGAGCCGGTAAGTTGGCCCTtgcctatcattactctaatttttgtttcaaatttagGCCTCCGAGTTCTCATTTAAGAAGACCTCataaggtttttgttttttttttttttttaaggcaagAAAGACCTCATAAGTTGACCACACCTAAAACTTATGTTTTTGCTGACTActccttaatttcttttaattattatttttagtgtttaCATGGTAATCCAAACCATTATTCATCGAactgaagatttttttttttttttttttgtgggggcaGGGGGGCTAaattagagaattttttttttttcttgacatgtccacacaaacaCAAGAGGAgtagggggattcgaactagtgacctccgcttcatgaaacgtggtccccagccgattaaGCTACTCCTTAAGGACAAAGTAGAGAAATTCAATAGTCTTGCAGGTACTTCAATCCGTTACTTGTTAGTCCACACCACATAATAAAGTCATGATggaaatttattttcaagtaAATGTGGACGTTGGGAAGGACGGATCTAAGGGAGGGCTGCAGCGAGGGGCTATGCCCATCTCTACCCtcaaataaaattgttttaatttttttaaacatatttagatatttttagaattttataaGGACTCAGCACAAATCAAGTCTTGTATGTCCTCCAATAAAAGAATTACACGTCAGTGTAAAacataaaaactgaaaaagacgCCACATCCATCTCCTTTGCCAAAACCCAATCCTCACTGCTGGAAAGCACGAGGGGTTGAAGGAGATCGACCCGATCGATGACACTTGAGAACAGGTCGTTGATAGATGCAATTCGTGTCGTATACTATTTTCCTTGTCgtcttgttattttcaaaacaatagCCATTCCGTACGGCGGAGGAGAGGGAGATGCTGTTAGAATTAATTGATAAAATTAACAGAAATTTTGGAATTTAGAAGACgactataaataattttatctcATGCCAACATGTCATTATCTGATTAGAGGGCACAAAGAGCCCCATTTGTACCAAATCTCTATCAAAATTGAATGCTTATTGTAGACTTATCTTCCATTGCTGATAAGAGGTGGCCGAAAGTCAAGTCTTTACTTAAAGAGAGTCAACAACAAATGTTGAAAGTCAATCACAGAAACCTCCAGATAAAGGAATATAGACGTTGGGCAAAGAAAATCAACTCAATCAATAAAGGAAATTTCCCACTTGACATGAGTAGTTGATTTAGTCACCTCTCGGTACATGAACTTGTCACCCTTTCGGTTTGTCTCTTGCCCAAGTGGTCTGTTTCTTGCCCAAGTGGCACCGTGGCCCACGTGCATTTGGTCCACAATTTGTATTCTCCTTTGATTTGTtcaatctcaattttttattattattatttattttgtagcgTTGGAAACTTCCTAGAAGTTggaggaggagaaaaaaaaaatattcatttggATGGGATTATTTGAACTGAAATTAAAGATTTTGATTtcagtttttaattattttaattgattttatttcaattttttctatgGAATATATTTAagccttatttatatatatatatatatatatatatatatatatatatatatatatatatatatatatatatatatatatatatattgtttcatttcaaataaTTTATACTGATAATAATTCTTCAAATCTGGTTTTGGATCCTCGAATCTAAATGCAAACACGGGTATTCTTTTTTAGCGatacacaaatttaaaatttaattaaagttttttttttttaataaaaaaaaaaaaaaactaataaatcatTCCATTAAGATGACATTAGTggataaatttataataaaaatgtagttactAATATTACTCTTCCATTAAAGCATTGAAATTCAAAACACAGCAACACAGACTCAAGCAATCGACTAGTAGTGCTGCGTGTCACAACATGAGTGAAAAAGTTAAACAACATAATTtgatagataaatttaattgtataatGGCTGATGTAGTAAGTAGCACATAGACTGTCACGTCAATTTCTAAAGAACTTATACCAACAATTGTAGCATTATTGGTCCCCTAGTAGCactccaaatttaggggttaaatacatttttgcttCATGTGGTTTaacaattttagtttttattccttatgtttcattttgtatcataGATGGTATATCGatcgtttatggctaaagacaGAAATAGTACcttcgtccaaaaattaacggaagTTCATGTCAGCacctttaaaaattaaacatgtGTCCTATGCCCcattaagaaacaaaaaaaaaaaattaaaaaaattaaaatcatttagTAACTTACGTGATAAGTAACACATGGACGGTCACATCACTAACAGTTGTAACACCTCTAGCAGCACTCCAATTTGTATTCAAAagtcttgtaattaattaaaatattaattacccTCCAATTGGGTTGTGCTGAAACATATCCTGGCCTCCTAGCCGCTTGGAGAGCCACTTTAGGCTGCTTTCACGTGTGGTCCATGTGGAGACCGAAGACTTTCTTCCTCGTAAAGAAAGAAGACCAAGACCCCAAGAGCTAGCTTCATATGTacacttcaaaattttcaaagatatCATGTAGGTATATCTTGTCATCAAAACTAAGTACCCTAcattgttaatttattcaaataattCGGCTATGTTTCACCCTCTCCCTTTTCCTGTAAATTacttagaataataataataataatacggCTATTATACTTGTAATTTGGTCATATCATTGCCCAATCCCATGGATAAAACAAATTAAGGATAGCTACATCTACTACTAGTCTATGTTTTCTTGTCcatttttctatatatgtgtgtgtgttgtacGTCCTAAGTTTGTCGTTTAAGCTTGGAAGTCCAAAATCTTTAGTTATTTGTTTTATGTATCTTACACAactcatattaattaaatgatttcaTTCCTTCCTCCAACTATAAGTAATTGTGCCATAAGAATCTCAAACACAAGAGCATGCACTGATGGGCATCTAGCTAACATCTTAAAATTAGTTTGTCTTTGTTGATTGATAGGCTCATTGTGATAGTATAAAGTAATGAactaaaaaacatttaaaccataaaatatattgacatatGTGGAGTTACAGTTCTACCCAATGTGTAGAGAACCATAAGAGCTTtcctatccattattttaatacaaaatatttttctttcctctctcatttctcatctttttgtCCTTTATTGGggattgtgttgaaattttgtgaaaaatgtaaGGGTAGATacaaacttatatttgtaaagaaagaatatttaattggtaTAAGGAAAAATAAGGGAAGTTCTTGTGGAGTGTATTTGGattgggaagcaaaaagtagttttgtttcctaaatttaagaaaaatcaaagagaaactgttgtgaatgctcttaacAGTTTACCAATGAATCTTGGTTGGTCTGTGCATGAAGTGGTTGATATGATTTACAACAAACGCCAAATCTGGGCGAGTGAGAGATAAATATCGAAGAGAACCTATAGTGCTTCAAAATAGAAATAGGTCTTCCATTGGATCACTAGCAAATGCAGATAAAGAGTCGGAGGAGGACATAGTCACATAATCTGATCTAAATGTACGTAAACAATAAATAATCAACTTTAGGCCCAATAAATCCATGCTCAAGTAACTTGCTCTAAGGTGCAAAAACAAGGCTCGGGGACTCTATTTCAACCCGTAAAGTGCCTTGTTCAATTTGCAGATGTGATGAGATAAATATGGATGAATAAATCCAGGAGGCTAGCTTGTATATACCTCATTTTAGAGGAATCCACAAAATGCATTTTCAATGTCAATTTACTTCATGGACCAACGTGCAGAATAAGCAACTGAACTTTTCTTATTCCTTGACTTTACAATTTCCTTAAGCACTTTCTACGCTCAAAGCATcaattgacttaggcatcggagctaTCTTCCGTCGGCCTGCTCCAGCTTGTTTGAATTCCCTTTCTTTTGCAGAGTGAAGGTGTTGGCCGGATACCCCGTCCTCAAACCTAAAAAAGAACTTTAATCTCCAACTTGCACTAGTACCTgttaaactataaaataaataaatattttatagatAGAAATGAAGTAATTGCGTAAGTTCACGATTTAGTACGAAAATTATCATAGAACTAAACTCATGTAGTGAGCCTAATTTTGTAACATGAAGTAGACAAAAGAATAATTCTCTAAATGTCATGGAtttatataaattcattttgaAAATGAGTTGTCTCTATGGTTATGCCAGCAAGAGGAAAATAATGcatttatgaaaattagtaaGACGTAACCCTAGCGACAATAGTTTTTAGCATTTTCAACAGAAAACATATTAATGAGAGAATTAGTTACTATAATATAAAGTATTAGTCATAATCGTCCTGCATATGGTATATCGGAGTCCTTAACCCCTTCTTGGTAGGATGCGCCCGTCCCGAAAGACCTTTGGTACAACACCGGTGTTCCGATGAAGTACAATAGCAGCCACTAACTAGCAATGCGACTAGGTTTGACCCCAAGTGGCCCATACTACTAGCAATGTCTTTCCATCGTGACCACCATGCGTACATGATCTTCCAAGAGATTTCAAAGCTTTGTTGGAGCTTTAAGCAAGATTACTTTGAAGGTCCTAGTGTTAGGCAACAGCTTCCTTGACTTTATGATCCAAAAGCCATGTGTAAGGCTAtattcgagccgagtcgagtattgaatgttcaagctcagctcatttaattttatttcgaacacgagtcgagTTCGAACTTATCATCGAACGAAATATTGtgttcaagcttggctcgtttaattttatttcgaacacgaaTCGAGTTCGATCTTATCACGGGCTgcttaattaacttattcatttcttatataaagtatatatcatgattgtttatattttcataaatccatactaataattaattaattaagtcttgttaaaattttattatctgagttcattaaataaattaacttgaatcttaaataatataatctcgagtttatatgtatgtatataaatttattatgcacatacacaaattacatgtgtgcacacaaacacatataaccacacatactcacaaacacacttatgtacacacaaatctataaaattaaactcataacaataattcaagctatatttatcatattaggaagatgattcatttttacctaagatgttcttattacaaaattaaaataatactaagaaaaaataaacacacATATGTACACACAAATCAATTTGGACGGAACTCGTGTCACGTGAGGTAAAATATCACGTTTACCTCACGTGACACGAGTTCCGTCCAAATTGATGGAAAAAATTAACATATGGTGTTAGGTGCTACGATTAGGTAGTTGGTGAGGTTCAagtgtcactttttaaactttaaaggtACAAATATCAAAGTGGTAATAATTTGTGGGGGTTAAGTATATTTTGCTCGGATTAAGATTTTATTCAATCATCATGTTGTGGATATATAATTGGATATGAAAGACTCATGAGATTTCACAAGGAAAATGTTATAGCTaaggctctgtttgtttcggtgtatATTTTTCGTATTCTCTAGTGTTTGATGTgaccgaaaataatagtcaaacggTTTAACTAAAAAAGCTTATTtagttttggaaaatgatttccatttttaaatttcataaatcattttctgagtTTTAGTTTCTTATTCTCAAACATCCGGACCACTACCAAGCCACCCCGGACCACCACCGAGCCAACAATGGACCACTACTAAACCATCCTCAAACCACTTGGGAGCCACCCCCGAGAAACGCTGGACCACCACGAAACCACCATTGAACCATCGTCGGGCCTCCGCCATCAGGTTACTGCGggaactcaatttttttttttttttttaatatttgtgaataaaaatgaaTCTTTGTAGGTTAATACGATTATATGAGCTTTTTAGTTTcgaaaaaatgatttccatttttaaatttcataaatcattttctgagtTTTAGTTCCTTATTCTCAAACATCTAAACCACTACTGAGCCACCCCGGACCACCACCGAGCCAACACTGGACCACTACTAAACCATCCTCAAACCACTTGGGAGCCACCCCCGAGAAACGCTGGACCACCATGGAACCACCATTGAATTAACCTTCGTCGGGCCACCTTTGGACCATCACCGAGCCTTCGCCACCAGATTACTGCAggaactcaattttttttttaatatttgtgaataaaaatgaaTCTTTGtaggttaatatgattatatgaaaatataaaaaaaatatttgtgattttctgtatgcaccaaacactgaaaatattttcaacaaaaaatattttctgacaataaatattttacgccaaaacaaactgAGCCCAAATATTACAAGATATCCTTATTAGCTGCTTTTCTCCTCTAATTGCATTTGAGGTCCACCATGAGttgttatatattaattattcatTGATCATTCCCTATGCCTGATTAAGTGCATGCATAAACAACAAAAATCTTGCTTTTGGTTGTGACAAATGCTTCACTCCCCGTcaaatttttgataattaaggACTACTAATAATCAAATCCCACAAAATGAACgacaaagttttcttctagCTAAACTGGGTTTGTTGGAAATTCCTCTGACCAGTTTGGCGAAAAACTTTATCTGATCAAAATAAAACCATTAaagattttctctctctctctctccactacTTTCTAACTTcaatttacaatatatatagctAAACTCCCCAATGTTTCCAAGACAACACAAATTTTCAATTCAGAGCGTAGTGGAGTCATAAATTCTTCCTGAAATGGCTGCGGCAAGTGCGGCAGTGAAATTGGGATCTCTTGTCAAGGAAGAAGCCATTTGCTGGACCAAGAACTGTTGGAGGGGCGGCGATTCAACTTCTGGGATAGAGTTCTTGGCACCGCACAAGCCAGGTTGGATCAAATCAAGAGTCACTGTAGGAGATGAAGATCTCATGGATGATGATATGTGAACAGAACCAAGGTTTGCACATTGGCTCGACCCTAATGATATTTCAGTTTGACAAGAAGGGTTCATGTGGTTGTGCTCTCCTTCATAGATAGCTACCAGGATAGATGGATCTTCAGCACTTCTTTGCAcctaaagattaaaaaaaaatagaggaacaGTTAACAAACGAGATTAAGAGTGCGTCTGGCACTGCGATAACGCAGactaaaagtgtgattttaaaccaaattgtagaAAACGTATCGTTTGAGAGCGTGATTTTAaataattgcaatttgaaaacgtagaaaaacttgcattttcaaatcgcaagtaaagGGGTGCGTTTTTAGAAACGCacaaattttaaaggttaaactacgATTTGAAAAGCCAAACTTCAATTTTATCAAACgtacgcttaactgtgttttttaaaatttcatttttcaatcgttattttaaaatcgtacgtTTTAAGATCGCAAATCTGAACCGACTTTAACCGAGAATTCTCCCTAATATtgtatatgagagagagagagagagagagagagagagagaaaatatgcatGTGGCTTAATTACCTTCTTCTTGACTGGGCAGCTGGGTGCAAAAGAGCACCTAAAATAAGCTCTAGGAGATGGGTTGTCTCTAGTGACCTTCTGACCATATTTTCTCCAGTGATATCCGTCCTTCACAGTCTGCAATGCATTAATTAGGGTTTCTTAATACTTGGAAGCTAGGCCAACttctaagtatatatatatataacaacacAAAGAAATTAATGctacaaattttgaatttttgaggccatcaaaattttatatatatatataaaccgttGTTAGGCGTCGTTTAATAAACGACATGAACAGTAGAATAAACAACATCAAACAATTGACGTCGTTTGTACAACAAAACGAGGATCTGATCAATGAAACTCCAAAGAACTTACTAGGCTCTTATCTGATGCATCAGTCCGTACACAAACTCTTGAAGCCTTTGTCTTGATGTTTTCCTTTGGTCTTTTACATGACTCTTCATCACTGGAGCTGCAGTCAGTATTTCCATTGATTCCAATCAAATTCCCGTAGTACTCACTCTCAGCCTTTCTCTTCTTCgaattaataatttctttttgggaGTTCTTTAGATCCATCAAATGGGTTTGCAAAGTATTGTAATTCTCAAACAAGTGAGCTAACATTTTCGTCAGCTTCTTGTTCTCGGAGCTCACCCGATCCAATTCCCCTGCTAGGCCAGCCTGTTTGCAAGAACAACTTTCTAATTTAGTTGCGGAAAACAAACTAAAAGGTTCAGGTAATTAATAAGAGATAGCGTGTGTAGTAGTAttaagagacaagagttacaagaactcaagaggAAACTGAAAAACCAATTGTTCGGAGATACgaaccatatatatatgatgcgAATCTTTTatcaagagagaagaagaaagaaagtacaAAGCCAATAAAttaagaacctttttttttttttttaattgattactattcattgaaaaaaaggaaaagaaaaagaagtagtATCCtagaggaaagaaaaagtttAACTCATATATATTAGAAGTAGTCGAGTTCCTGCAAACTGACCTCTTCTTTAACATGTGCTTCCCCATCATCAACCTGATCGAAATCTCCCACAAAGTCTCTCCTCTGGTCGAAATTATATTAAGTAGATGAATATTTATAAGTATGATAATTCTAACAAGATCAacaggctatatatatatatatatataaaagatgagTTCCTGCAAACTGACCTCTTCTTTAACCGCTGCTTTCTCATCATCAATCTGATGAGCAAAATCTCCCACAAACTCTCTCTTCTGGTCCAAAGTGGATGAAgatttttataagtttgatAATTCTAACAAGATCAacaagctatatatatacacgattGCCATACAATATTTTCGATCGTATAGCAATCTACTAAtcaaataacattactcttattagCTAGATTAATCAGTTGCAGTACTAACCGGAGCAGCTTCCTCATTCATGTGAGGGAAGGAATTAAGATTGAGGTCGAGAGAGGTGTGCAGGCAGTACTTTGAGTCCATTGTAGAAGCAATATAATTGGGCTGGAAATTAAGGTTTTGTGTCTCAAAAGAACGTGGTCAAGTGAATGAGAGAAAACCCCTCAAGAGAAGGGGAATATATAGgcaaattagagagagagagagagagagagagagagagaggtccatATGCTTAATGTTGATAGGAAAGTTGCCAGGAAATTTGTGGACACAGAAGGAACACGAtgttaaaagagagagagagagaagagaagctCACGTCGATCTGTTTTTGCTAGAATATATGAATGAAGTTCCTGGAGGCGTCAAGGTCAAGAATACCCacattaaataaagcagaaaaaaaCTATGTCGCTTTTTTCATTTTGTGTTGACTAGAAATTTATCTTGGAGGACTTTGAGCAGCTGCGGCCAATTCATTGCATTTGCCGAATTGCCGGCCTTCCTCGCTTCTTCGTCGTtgcattttaaatataaattaagataAGACAAGGCATCTTTTCACGGCAACCTCGCTCTATAGTCTATACATTTAGGGGGttctgataattttttacacaaaacgAAATTAAACGGATCGGATTAACCCTGAAAATAACATAATTTTCTTCTAGTCCTCTTAATTTCTTGTTGACTCCAAACCCAATAGGCCACGGATATGCATGATTGCCAACACGGTTTTGAAGCTTCGTGCTAGCCCTTTTCAACCACTCCGTGACTTTTTTGTCGACACTTTCCTCTGTTTTTGCCAATTGCTTTTTAGCAACGGCTCTTTAGCCTCTTTTGTTGAGAaagtaagatatatatatatatatatattaattgaaacATTTCTTGGACAGTAAGTATTGATCTAGattggacaaagttttcttttaaattgagaaCGTTAGacatttaatttagtttattaaattagcatttgtccataaagcatatatatatttaagaacTTAATTAATAGGATGTCTATTAAACAGACTTCTATtgttgaaatatttaattttaatttacatttttaataggattaacaGTGGATATGATCATATTTGATCTAAAGACAAATatcaattaatttaataaaatggatTGAATTgaacttaatttaaaaagaaaactttgtctaTCTTAATATGTTCAACTGTTcaagattaaattttttttttttaaaaaaaaaaaagaaacggcAAGCGGGGAAAATGTCTCTTCGAAGGAGGTGAGGGGCCTAAAGTCCCTTAATTAAAATACTCATAAATTGATTTtcccttaattaatttattctgGCTAGTATTGTCTGGGAACACCATTGTGAAAACGATTGGTTGGACAAAGTAAAAAGTCTTGACAAAGCCGCATTTGTTGACATCATTTCTGTTTCATAGAGTTAAATGGGGAATTAATATATATCTATGtcctgatttttttatttttttttaataaaaataaataaattgaagaagCTAGAAGAAGAAATATTGGGAACAGCTATTGGCAGGCATGTGAACACAAAATTATCCTCATCGAATTTGGCTCCCCTTGACTTGGCCAAAGACCGTGACCATTGACCACTAGTTCATGTGGTGGGGGCAACATAAATTTCAAGGCAAAATGGGATTTTTCTGGCCAGTTGATCTCCTTATCATCTACGCAATGCAAATTACCACAAAGATGTCGACACCCAACTGAAAATTGACAGAAGGCCAATCATTTCAAGACCCCCGTTTAGCAATTTGAGTGGTTTTGGGGTACTATAGCTTCTACTATAAGTTTGACGAGAAATGCTATAGAGTTTCTTCTAATATTCGTTTGGTGTTCATTTGaaaggacataaatgtaataaaaaaattatatttatatcttttttgaATGACatggatgtaattttttaatttttttttattacatttatgtcattccaGATAGATACCAGAAGAACACTAGAAAgagctctaacatttctcaagtTTGCTACTGTACTTACAGCTTTTTCTAGCAACCAGCTTTCTTACTAATTGTGATGCAGTCAATCGTCCGTAATGGGTGAAATGTTTAAGCAAAAAATCTCGTAACTTAtcaatttcttaattatttaactaattATGGAGTTTTAGTGGTGAGCATGCTATTCTTGTACTAACTGATTTGGTGGGGTGAGAACCCCTCCAAACACTTCAGAATTCCTCCTAAGCCATATTTTTCTGGTCAGGACTGCCCAGAAATCAATATTCGCAGAAGTGCATCTCAACAAAACAATTTCAAGAACTTTACTTGAACTAATTCCCACACTGCCACATTTTTGCAAACTTTGAGGTCCCAAACTCCATACATCCATAGCAGAATGACACTCCGGCCCAAAGAATATGCTATTTGAAACTCATTTTTGGTAGATGATTGAGTTTCAACCCTACAAGCACAATGGACATAGTCGACAGGTTTCCATGCACACATCATTTCACTGCATGAAAAAGTTTCAGTCTGTATCGTTTGAAACGATTATGTGTCCATTCTATCATTAGTAAATCAACCTTCTAACTTTGAGAAGGAACACAGATATGACAGATGACCCAAATGAAAATCGGCCTTAAAGGCTAGAGAGAGTGAACTCATTCCTATTCTCAGGTAATCATAATTCCCATGTACCAaactttataattataataatatactTCGGCCACAATGTGAAATGGCTATGAAAGTCTAGGATTTTTGTGCACACATTCAGACTGAACCTAATAAACATGTGAATGGTGAAACAAAAAGAGTACAATTGATGATTaggataaaagagaaagaaacaaaagagtTCCAGACATGAGAGGTACGGTCAGCCATATCAAACTCATGTATTCATCCAAATTTCTTAACTGGAATAGAATCAAAATGGTCATTCTATTTCaacatgagtaatgctactcttcacacccATTTATCACGCCCATCACACATTAGCTGATGTCAGTcatcatttataaaataaaagtgtaagtcacttaaaacacgccaCATCAGCCGGTACGGTGTAATATAAGTGtgaaaaataacattactcttccaACTTGTTGTATCATTGGTAATTACTACTCATTCATATTTTCAAGTAATCATCGTTCCAATGTACTAACCATATAATCTATCTACTCTTACCACAATATGAAATGACCGGTAATTTGGAGAGCTATAAAAGTCTAGGATGTTTGAACACATTCATACTCAACCTACTAAATATGCGAATGGTGAAACAAAAGAGTACAATTTCTGATTAggaataaaggaaaaagaaaaagaaacaaaagagtaCAATTTCTGATTAggaataaaggaaaaagaaaaagaaacaaaagagtaTGAGACATGAGAGATCGGTCATATCAAACTCATGCATTCATCGAAATATCTTAGCTAGAATGGAATTAGAATGGTCATTCTACTCCAACTTAAGTAATGCTACACTATTTAAACCCATTAATCACACTCTTATAATATTGGTTGAATGAGTGTATTTTAAGTAGCTttccataccaatcattattttaaaaaaataaataaataaaacaaaagtgtAAACCTTCTTAAAACACGTCACGTACGTCAGTATAATACGGGTGTGAAGAtcaatagcattactcttccaACTTCTTGTAGTACTGATAATACGCATTCCTATTTTTAAGTAATCGCCGTTTCAGTATACCCGCCATATAGTCTATCTACTCTATCCCCAATGTGAAATGGCTGAAAATTTGGATAGCTATGAAAGTCTTGGGTTTTAATGCACATGCATAATGGACCTACTAAACATGTGAATGGTGAAAAAAAAGAGTACTAGACATGAGTGGTCGGCCATATCAAACTTATACattcattcaaatttcttaactGGAATGGAATCAGAATGGTCATTCTATTCTAACTTGAGAAATGCTTCTCTTCACACTCGATTTTCACATTCATGTTACATCAGTTAATGTGATGTGTCTTAAATGGCTTTTCATAGTAAtcatcatttaaaaatataaaaaagtaaaccaCTTACAACACGTCACGtcagttagtttaataataTGATGTAAACAGTAGTATATTCTCTCAACTTCTTGAATCATTGGTAATACTCAGTCCTATTTTCAGGTAATCTTTATTCTATTGTACCAACCGCATAGTCTATCTAGCTACGTTGGCCACAATGTGAAATGGCTAGTAATTTTGATAGCTATGAAAGTCTAGGATGTATGAACACATTCAAACTCAACCTTCTAATTAAACATGTGAATGGTGAGACAAACAAGTACAATTGACGAttaggaaaaaaggaaaaaagagtgCAAGACGTGAGAGGTCCGCCATATCAAACTTATGCAttcattcaacttttttaacTAAATGGAATTAGAATGATCATTTTATGTGATTGACATATTGAGTTTTAAGTAACTTTCATGTTAGtcatcatttaaaataaaataaaaaaaaataaaaaaaaaaataaaaaaataaaaaaggtataAGCTACTTAAAACACGGGATTAGTAGCGTTACTCTACCAACTTCTTGTAGTACCGGTAATACCCTTCCGATTTTTAAGTAATAATCATCG
Coding sequences within:
- the LOC133870934 gene encoding probable WRKY transcription factor 60 isoform X1 codes for the protein MDSKYCLHTSLDLNLNSFPHMNEEAAPKREFVGDFAHQIDDEKAAVKEERRDFVGDFDQVDDGEAHVKEEAGLAGELDRVSSENKKLTKMLAHLFENYNTLQTHLMDLKNSQKEIINSKKRKAESEYYGNLIGINGNTDCSSSDEESCKRPKENIKTKASRVCVRTDASDKSLTVKDGYHWRKYGQKVTRDNPSPRAYFRCSFAPSCPVKKKVQRSAEDPSILVAIYEGEHNHMNPSCQTEISLGSSQCANLGSVHISSSMRSSSPTVTLDLIQPGLCGAKNSIPEVESPPLQQFLVQQMASSLTRDPNFTAALAAAISGRIYDSTTL
- the LOC133870934 gene encoding probable WRKY transcription factor 40 isoform X2; its protein translation is MDSKYCLHTSLDLNLNSFPHMNEEAAPREFVGDFAHQIDDEKAAVKEERRDFVGDFDQVDDGEAHVKEEAGLAGELDRVSSENKKLTKMLAHLFENYNTLQTHLMDLKNSQKEIINSKKRKAESEYYGNLIGINGNTDCSSSDEESCKRPKENIKTKASRVCVRTDASDKSLTVKDGYHWRKYGQKVTRDNPSPRAYFRCSFAPSCPVKKKVQRSAEDPSILVAIYEGEHNHMNPSCQTEISLGSSQCANLGSVHISSSMRSSSPTVTLDLIQPGLCGAKNSIPEVESPPLQQFLVQQMASSLTRDPNFTAALAAAISGRIYDSTTL